The following proteins are co-located in the Microvirga ossetica genome:
- a CDS encoding GFA family protein — MSKPYTGGCACGAIRYEISCEPLVMTDCQCRDCQRESGTGHGSHLTFPRSGVTVTGEATHWDMVGDSGKAKTRAFCPTCGSPVYMTVAIAPDVFVVRAASLDDPGRYKPQMVFYTASGQAWDRIDPDLPTFERMPPM; from the coding sequence ATGAGCAAACCCTATACCGGCGGATGCGCCTGCGGCGCGATCCGCTACGAGATCTCCTGCGAGCCTTTGGTGATGACCGATTGCCAGTGCCGCGACTGCCAGCGCGAAAGCGGCACCGGGCATGGCTCGCACCTGACCTTCCCGCGCTCCGGTGTGACGGTCACGGGCGAGGCGACCCATTGGGACATGGTGGGCGACAGCGGCAAGGCGAAGACGCGGGCCTTCTGCCCGACCTGCGGCTCTCCGGTCTACATGACGGTCGCCATTGCCCCGGATGTCTTCGTCGTGCGCGCGGCGAGCCTTGACGATCCCGGCCGGTACAAGCCGCAGATGGTGTTCTATACCGCGAGCGGTCAGGCCTGGGATCGCATCGATCCGGACCTGCCGACATTCGAGCGCATGCCGCCGATGTGA
- a CDS encoding SRPBCC family protein, producing MNDVAVKPDTQEIVVDEVFPHRPETIWKTLTSGALMARWMMEPTGFEPVAGKDFTFQTRPAGEWDGTIRCRVLEAIPNERLVYAWTGGHEGNDGYGSRLDTVVTWTLSPVADGTRLRLVHSGFVLPRNDTAYRNMSEGWRKVVRNLGDAVEGLS from the coding sequence ATGAACGACGTCGCAGTCAAACCGGACACGCAGGAGATCGTCGTCGACGAGGTCTTCCCGCATCGGCCGGAGACGATCTGGAAAACGCTGACGAGCGGCGCCCTGATGGCCCGCTGGATGATGGAGCCGACCGGCTTCGAGCCGGTGGCCGGCAAGGATTTCACCTTCCAGACGAGGCCCGCGGGCGAATGGGACGGCACCATCCGCTGCCGGGTGCTGGAGGCGATCCCGAACGAGCGCCTCGTCTATGCCTGGACGGGCGGCCACGAGGGCAATGACGGATACGGCTCGCGGCTCGACACGGTCGTCACCTGGACCCTGTCCCCGGTCGCCGACGGGACGCGCCTGCGCCTCGTCCATTCCGGCTTCGTCCTGCCGAGGAACGACACGGCTTACCGCAACATGAGCGAGGGCTGGAGGAAGGTCGTGCGAAACCTCGGCGATGCGGTGGAAGGACTGAGCTGA
- a CDS encoding ArsR/SmtB family transcription factor, translating into MTEATPIDAVMRALADPTRRAVFERVAGAAEISVAELTRGSGVTQGAISQHLKALKQAGLVAERPEGRKVYYRAKPEGLAPLVDWMSHYGVFWRERFASLRSLLKEIDP; encoded by the coding sequence ATGACCGAAGCCACTCCGATCGATGCCGTGATGCGCGCCCTTGCCGATCCGACCCGGCGGGCGGTTTTCGAACGCGTGGCCGGCGCCGCGGAGATCTCGGTGGCCGAGCTGACGCGGGGCAGCGGGGTGACGCAGGGCGCCATCTCGCAGCACCTGAAGGCCTTGAAGCAGGCTGGCCTCGTCGCAGAGCGGCCCGAGGGACGGAAGGTCTATTACCGAGCCAAGCCCGAAGGGCTCGCGCCGCTGGTCGACTGGATGAGCCATTACGGCGTGTTCTGGCGCGAGCGGTTCGCCAGCCTGCGGAGCCTTCTGAAGGAGATCGACCCATGA
- a CDS encoding sensor histidine kinase, with translation MSMPSPALAAPDDLEQLTGDLVASISSIPRGTLDGALQQALAHSIDAKVRAQLAVVLEGIGDAFYSLDSEWRFTYINRAAETYFGVPRQAMLHRMIWDVFPASAGTALRRRYEEVFASGQPLSFESESVGRQGRYLEFHVFPYNGGIGVSFRDWTERRQAEEELRASEARLSALANNAPTCMFYQTSHSSDFHDRRVLYVSKTCERLTGIPAEDVQANPGLLYNLVLPEHRQRILDRELEGHRTLKEFETEFEMWHAKTGEARWHRVIVTPRKLENGGTVWDGIQIDITEHKRSEEHLRLLLNELNHRVKNTLATVQSLAAQSFRGIRTRQEDRNREDLPSAYASFEARLFALARGHDILTRENWEGASLDEIVAQAFAPYRDLADENGRLLVDGPDIRVAPPMALNLSMALHELCTNAVKYGALGAAEGEVHISWSTLKSASGLRLVMRWEERGGPIVVAPTRKGFGSRLI, from the coding sequence ATGAGCATGCCCAGCCCCGCCTTGGCCGCGCCTGACGATTTGGAGCAACTGACTGGCGACCTGGTCGCCTCGATCTCCAGCATTCCAAGAGGGACCCTCGACGGCGCCCTGCAGCAGGCGCTTGCCCATTCGATCGATGCCAAGGTCCGCGCCCAGCTCGCCGTGGTCCTGGAGGGCATCGGCGACGCGTTCTATTCCCTCGATTCGGAATGGCGCTTCACCTACATCAACCGCGCGGCGGAGACCTATTTCGGCGTTCCGCGCCAGGCCATGCTCCATCGCATGATCTGGGACGTCTTCCCCGCCTCCGCGGGCACCGCCCTGCGACGGCGCTACGAGGAGGTCTTCGCCTCCGGCCAGCCGCTGTCCTTCGAGTCGGAATCGGTCGGACGCCAGGGGCGCTACCTGGAATTCCACGTCTTTCCGTATAACGGCGGCATCGGCGTCAGCTTCCGCGACTGGACCGAGCGCCGACAGGCGGAGGAAGAGCTGCGGGCGAGCGAGGCGCGCCTGAGCGCACTCGCGAACAACGCTCCCACCTGCATGTTCTACCAGACGAGCCATTCCTCCGATTTCCACGACCGCAGGGTGCTCTACGTTTCCAAGACCTGCGAGCGGCTCACCGGCATTCCCGCCGAGGATGTGCAGGCCAATCCGGGCCTGCTCTACAACCTCGTCCTGCCGGAGCACCGGCAGAGGATCCTCGACCGGGAGCTGGAAGGTCATCGCACGCTCAAGGAATTCGAGACGGAATTCGAGATGTGGCATGCGAAGACGGGCGAAGCCCGCTGGCATCGCGTGATCGTGACCCCCAGAAAGCTCGAGAACGGCGGCACGGTCTGGGACGGGATCCAGATCGACATCACCGAGCACAAGCGCTCCGAGGAGCATCTCCGGCTCCTGCTCAACGAGCTGAATCACCGGGTCAAGAACACGCTCGCGACCGTGCAGTCGCTCGCCGCACAGAGCTTCCGTGGGATCAGGACGCGGCAAGAGGACCGGAATCGGGAGGATCTCCCCTCCGCCTATGCGAGCTTCGAGGCCCGCCTCTTCGCCCTCGCCCGCGGCCACGACATCCTCACCCGCGAGAACTGGGAAGGCGCCAGCCTCGACGAAATCGTCGCCCAGGCCTTCGCGCCCTATCGCGACCTTGCCGACGAGAACGGCAGGCTTCTGGTGGACGGGCCGGACATTCGCGTCGCGCCGCCGATGGCCCTCAACCTGTCGATGGCCCTGCACGAGCTGTGCACCAATGCCGTCAAATACGGCGCGCTCGGGGCCGCCGAGGGGGAGGTTCACATCTCCTGGTCGACGCTCAAATCCGCTTCGGGCCTGCGCCTCGTCATGCGCTGGGAGGAGCGCGGCGGTCCCATCGTCGTAGCCCCCACCCGCAAGGGCTTCGGCTCGCGGCTGATCTAG
- a CDS encoding TRAP transporter substrate-binding protein — MKRRQFLQATAIGAASTAVAAPAIAQSMPEIKWRLQSGFPKSLDTIYGGAEVISKFVSEATDGKFQIQPFAAGEIVGQPQIADAVGNGTVELGHTCSYYYFGKDPTFSLGTAAPFGLNARQMNAWLYQGGGNDLLNEFYAKHNLYGMPAGNTGVQMGGWFRKEIKTVQDLQGLKIRIAGIAGLVLQKLGAVPQQIPGGDIYPALERGTIDAAEWVGPYDDEKLGFSKVAPYYYYPGFWEGGPAIHLFVNQGKWKELPKAYQAILTAASGYANNDMLAKYDARNPAALRRLLGAGTQLRPYSQEILEAAYKATNEVYDEVSAKNADFKKVIDAVKGFRNEEYLWFQVAEYAYDTFMIRARARG; from the coding sequence ATGAAACGTCGCCAGTTTTTGCAGGCTACCGCCATCGGCGCCGCCTCGACCGCGGTTGCCGCTCCGGCCATCGCCCAGTCGATGCCCGAGATCAAATGGCGCCTGCAGTCCGGCTTCCCGAAATCGCTCGACACCATCTATGGCGGCGCCGAAGTGATCTCGAAGTTCGTCTCGGAAGCGACGGACGGCAAGTTCCAGATCCAGCCCTTCGCCGCCGGTGAAATCGTCGGCCAGCCCCAGATCGCCGATGCGGTCGGCAACGGCACTGTCGAGCTCGGCCACACCTGCTCCTATTACTATTTCGGCAAGGATCCGACCTTCTCTCTCGGCACGGCGGCCCCCTTCGGTCTCAACGCCCGCCAGATGAATGCCTGGCTCTACCAGGGCGGCGGCAACGATCTGCTGAACGAGTTCTACGCCAAGCACAACCTCTACGGCATGCCCGCCGGCAACACCGGCGTGCAGATGGGCGGCTGGTTCCGCAAGGAGATCAAGACCGTTCAGGACCTGCAGGGCCTCAAGATCCGCATCGCCGGCATCGCCGGCCTGGTGCTGCAGAAGCTCGGCGCCGTGCCGCAGCAGATCCCGGGCGGCGACATCTACCCCGCCCTCGAGCGCGGCACCATCGACGCGGCCGAGTGGGTCGGCCCCTACGACGACGAGAAGCTCGGCTTCTCGAAGGTCGCGCCGTACTACTACTATCCCGGCTTCTGGGAAGGCGGCCCGGCGATCCATCTGTTCGTGAACCAGGGAAAATGGAAAGAGCTGCCGAAGGCGTATCAGGCGATCCTGACCGCCGCTTCGGGCTACGCGAACAACGACATGCTCGCCAAGTACGACGCCCGCAACCCGGCGGCGCTCCGCCGCCTGCTCGGCGCCGGCACGCAGCTGCGTCCGTACTCGCAGGAGATCCTGGAAGCCGCCTACAAGGCGACCAACGAGGTCTATGACGAAGTCTCGGCCAAGAACGCCGACTTCAAGAAGGTCATCGACGCGGTGAAGGGCTTCCGGAACGAAGAGTACCTCTGGTTCCAAGTGGCCGAATACGCCTACGACACCTTCATGATCCGCGCCCGCGCCCGCGGCTGA
- a CDS encoding DUF2939 domain-containing protein → MRWTFRISFLILLAWAIFMVSPFVALYDLSKAVEARDVARIAERVNFNALRVSLARQVLGEYLKTQDLAGVDRQAATQAGTATLNPVLENLVTPQALIDLLDDGELQQSAAGSGPLIPTGLDAEALGRMWRTFIFSESQGFRAITIPFPVDEPKDRQFRITLRLSGTTWRVTGLELPSALQRELSKRAAAANK, encoded by the coding sequence ATGCGCTGGACCTTTCGTATCAGCTTTCTCATCCTGCTGGCCTGGGCCATCTTCATGGTCTCGCCCTTCGTCGCGCTCTACGATCTCTCCAAGGCCGTCGAGGCGCGCGATGTTGCGCGGATCGCCGAGCGCGTGAATTTCAACGCGCTTCGCGTCTCGCTCGCGCGGCAGGTCCTCGGCGAATATCTCAAGACGCAGGATCTCGCCGGGGTCGACCGGCAGGCCGCCACACAGGCCGGTACGGCCACCCTCAATCCCGTGCTGGAAAACCTCGTCACGCCGCAGGCTCTGATCGATCTTCTCGACGACGGAGAGTTGCAGCAGAGCGCCGCCGGAAGCGGTCCGCTTATCCCGACCGGCCTCGATGCGGAAGCGCTCGGGAGGATGTGGCGAACCTTCATTTTTTCGGAATCGCAGGGCTTCCGCGCGATCACGATTCCGTTTCCTGTGGACGAACCGAAGGACAGGCAGTTCCGGATTACATTGCGGCTCAGCGGCACCACATGGCGGGTAACCGGCCTCGAGCTGCCATCGGCCCTTCAGCGCGAGTTGAGCAAGCGCGCGGCCGCCGCGAACAAATAA
- a CDS encoding AI-2E family transporter — MDDRDRSFRGLMGDAEFVRKTLIVLGLGLMALLLWKLADVLLLAFGAVLVAILLHAASDALVRFLRVPERWSLTLASLVIFALFLAIMALFGTQVRSQFSSVVERLPFALDNFSKHLGIGPVSDDLSEIVNNAPAGGMAARLAGIGGAILDGLADFILVVIAGLYIAAAPRLYEQGFVKLFPIRHHERVESTLEASGKALRLWLTSQLIAMSCVAVLSAMAFWLIGLPSAIALGLIAGLADFIPFLGPILGALPAVLIAFSISGETALWTVLAVIVIQQLEGNVIFPLVARSVISIPPALALFAILIGSVLFGTLGLIFGFPLAVVAYVLVKKLYVRETLGERTEVPGEPGNDGER, encoded by the coding sequence ATGGACGATCGAGACCGTTCCTTTCGAGGGCTGATGGGGGATGCGGAGTTCGTGCGCAAGACCCTGATCGTGCTCGGTCTCGGGCTTATGGCCCTCCTCCTTTGGAAGCTGGCCGATGTCCTCCTCCTCGCCTTCGGTGCCGTGCTGGTCGCCATTCTCCTGCACGCGGCGTCCGACGCGCTCGTCCGCTTTCTTCGCGTCCCGGAACGCTGGAGCCTGACCCTCGCCAGCCTCGTCATCTTTGCGCTGTTCCTCGCGATCATGGCGCTGTTCGGAACCCAAGTCCGGTCGCAGTTCTCCAGCGTGGTCGAACGGCTTCCCTTCGCCCTCGACAACTTCTCAAAACATCTCGGCATCGGCCCGGTCAGCGACGACCTGTCGGAGATCGTGAACAATGCGCCGGCCGGCGGTATGGCGGCGCGCCTTGCCGGCATCGGCGGCGCCATCCTCGACGGGCTGGCCGACTTCATCCTCGTGGTGATCGCGGGCCTCTACATCGCCGCGGCGCCGCGTCTCTACGAGCAGGGCTTCGTCAAGCTCTTTCCCATCCGCCACCACGAGAGGGTGGAAAGCACGCTCGAAGCCTCGGGCAAGGCTCTGCGGCTGTGGCTGACGTCGCAGCTCATCGCGATGAGCTGCGTCGCGGTCCTGTCGGCCATGGCCTTCTGGCTGATCGGCCTGCCCTCCGCCATCGCGCTCGGTCTCATCGCAGGCCTTGCCGATTTCATCCCGTTTCTCGGCCCGATCCTCGGCGCACTCCCGGCCGTGCTGATCGCCTTCAGCATCAGCGGCGAGACCGCGCTCTGGACCGTTCTCGCGGTCATCGTGATCCAGCAGCTCGAAGGCAACGTCATCTTCCCGCTCGTCGCCCGCAGCGTCATCAGCATTCCCCCTGCCCTGGCGCTTTTCGCCATCCTGATCGGCAGCGTCCTCTTCGGAACGCTGGGCCTGATCTTCGGCTTCCCACTCGCCGTCGTGGCTTACGTGCTGGTGAAGAAGCTCTACGTGCGCGAGACGCTGGGCGAGCGGACGGAGGTGCCGGGAGAACCCGGCAACGACGGAGAACGCTGA
- a CDS encoding virulence factor family protein — protein MRFVRPFRAMATLLALIALMLGSVLLGRSALSALTPPAISTISIDVDGFGPVEVVRSDRPARGLVILVAGASDTDARRQDAQALADNGMIAVSFDFDALRADFAKSPPTDECHYVSDDLKDLAQAVQRKLGLGRYFFPVIAGRGDGAAFAYAALAQAPVNTLGGAIGIGFQPLLRTDRTYCFEPALERAGDGFFALRQEPNLPAPWRAIAPEGERQRIEAFEGDSDDVDFVPATGEAETRQALVDNALELGKTGERGHSELPVSIIKPEGAVTSLAIIVSGDGGWRDIDKSIGEWLAQKGVAVVGVDSLRYFWSKKSPQDVAADLGLLFDHYGAEFGTDRYAIVGFSFGSDIMPDVWPQLPKSVKDRVSLVSLLALGTNADFEVTVEGFIGAASPESRPLGPLLHQLPLERTQCIYGKEEADDHETLCTAPELDAAQRIALDGGHHFDGDYAKAAEAIWERLESAKPVP, from the coding sequence ATGAGATTCGTTCGACCATTCCGCGCCATGGCGACTCTGCTCGCGCTTATCGCGCTGATGCTGGGGAGCGTCCTTCTGGGGCGTTCGGCCCTCTCGGCTCTCACGCCGCCTGCGATCTCCACGATCTCGATCGATGTAGACGGTTTCGGCCCGGTCGAGGTGGTCCGCTCGGATCGGCCCGCTCGGGGTCTTGTGATCCTGGTGGCTGGCGCGTCCGATACGGATGCGCGCCGGCAAGATGCCCAGGCGCTTGCCGACAACGGCATGATCGCCGTCTCGTTCGACTTCGATGCATTGCGGGCCGACTTCGCCAAGTCGCCTCCGACGGATGAGTGCCACTATGTCTCCGACGACCTGAAGGATCTGGCCCAGGCCGTTCAGCGCAAGCTCGGGCTCGGGCGCTATTTCTTCCCGGTCATCGCCGGGCGCGGCGACGGCGCAGCCTTCGCCTATGCGGCGCTGGCCCAGGCGCCGGTGAACACGCTTGGCGGCGCCATCGGCATCGGCTTCCAGCCGCTCCTGCGCACCGACAGGACCTATTGCTTCGAGCCGGCACTGGAGAGAGCGGGCGACGGGTTCTTCGCCCTGCGCCAGGAACCCAACCTGCCTGCACCCTGGAGGGCGATCGCGCCTGAGGGCGAGCGCCAGCGCATCGAAGCGTTCGAGGGGGACAGCGACGATGTCGATTTCGTGCCCGCGACAGGCGAGGCCGAAACTCGGCAGGCCCTCGTCGACAATGCCCTGGAACTCGGAAAAACGGGCGAGCGCGGTCATTCGGAGCTTCCCGTGTCGATCATCAAGCCCGAGGGAGCGGTGACCAGTCTTGCGATCATCGTCTCGGGCGACGGCGGCTGGCGCGACATCGACAAGTCCATCGGCGAGTGGCTGGCGCAGAAGGGCGTTGCCGTCGTCGGCGTCGACTCGCTGCGCTACTTCTGGTCCAAGAAAAGCCCGCAGGACGTCGCCGCCGATCTCGGCCTGCTGTTCGATCATTACGGCGCCGAATTCGGCACGGATCGCTATGCCATCGTCGGCTTCTCCTTCGGCTCCGACATCATGCCGGATGTCTGGCCTCAGCTGCCGAAAAGCGTCAAGGACCGCGTCAGCCTCGTGTCCCTGCTGGCGCTCGGCACAAACGCGGATTTCGAAGTGACCGTCGAAGGCTTCATCGGCGCCGCATCTCCCGAGAGCCGTCCCCTCGGGCCCCTGCTGCACCAGCTGCCGCTCGAGCGGACGCAATGCATCTACGGCAAGGAAGAGGCGGATGATCACGAGACATTGTGCACGGCCCCGGAACTCGACGCCGCGCAGCGCATCGCGCTCGACGGCGGCCATCATTTCGACGGCGACTATGCGAAGGCGGCCGAGGCGATATGGGAGCGGCTGGAGAGTGCGAAGCCGGTTCCCTGA
- the mprF gene encoding bifunctional lysylphosphatidylglycerol flippase/synthetase MprF, with protein MPIHALRAAEPNSGHDALSEVGSIEAAGAASEAPLQPKAPSSARNWRVLLHRAAPAGLVAIIAAMVYLLAKLLAGRDFSMVAASALGTKPHVIVLSLLFSALSYCALTGYDVFGVRAATDKSVPFRTIAAASFTSYAIGHTLGFPLFTAGAVRWRIYGAAGLNLAEVAKLTAVAALTLWTGMAAVLGISATLEPQALAALDRLPVGLNQALGIALLLALAGYVFWGRRGERAIGRGEARVRLPGGKAAVAQIVLGLVDISAAAAALWVFLPPDIDIGFPAFAALFAGGILLAIASHVPAGLGAFEAALLLALPDVPTAELVSAVLVWRLTYTLIPFLIAVTIFAIHEMRRSETQFSHTARRIRRFILPFVPAALAALTFLGGLVLLTSGALPSDYSRIRALRHLVPLPFAEVSHLVGSTAGVVLLILSRGLMRRLSSAWTLAVLVIGAGMVVSLAKGFDWEEALVLGAVLVLLLTHRSSFYRKAGIFAEPLEPRWLVALGFVLGCSIWLGFTVFQDVDYSHDLWWQFSWQDDASRFLRSSLVAVVIGAGLSLYAMIHRSPGRQRAEPLRLDALTPALAHAERADAHLALLEDKRFLFHEAGDAFLMYAVRGKSWIVMGDPIGSPERAADLMWRFLEEVDRHAGWPIFYQVSPTHLPLYLDGGLSLVKLGEEAHVDLAEFTTEGKAGKDWRAALNRAKRESFEFAIVPAAEVPAHLAELKRVSDAWLTERGAGEKGFSIGFWSASYLSRFDVAIIRREGRIVAFANIWYGQPGGEITIDLMRHLPEVPGIMDLLFVNLMQEGKARGYRWFNLGMAPLSGLSGHRLAPSWHKVAAFVARNGERFYGFKGLRAYKEKFKPVWEPRYLASPGGWALPQILLDVTNLISGSPAKTLGKGARS; from the coding sequence ATGCCTATCCATGCTCTGCGCGCCGCCGAGCCCAATTCCGGCCACGACGCCCTCTCCGAGGTAGGAAGCATTGAAGCGGCGGGTGCCGCATCCGAGGCCCCCCTCCAGCCGAAAGCCCCTTCGTCCGCGCGGAATTGGCGCGTGCTCCTGCACCGGGCCGCGCCCGCCGGACTCGTGGCGATCATCGCCGCCATGGTTTACCTGCTGGCTAAGTTGCTGGCCGGGCGCGATTTCTCAATGGTAGCTGCGAGCGCGCTCGGCACAAAGCCGCATGTCATCGTGCTGTCGCTGCTCTTCAGCGCCCTCAGCTATTGCGCGCTCACGGGCTACGATGTCTTCGGAGTACGCGCGGCGACAGACAAGTCGGTGCCTTTCAGGACCATCGCCGCCGCGTCCTTCACCAGCTATGCCATCGGGCATACGCTCGGCTTTCCTCTGTTCACGGCCGGCGCCGTGCGGTGGCGCATCTATGGCGCTGCCGGCCTGAACCTGGCCGAGGTGGCCAAACTCACGGCCGTGGCGGCTCTGACCCTGTGGACCGGCATGGCGGCCGTTCTCGGCATCAGCGCCACCCTGGAGCCGCAGGCTCTCGCCGCGCTCGACCGTCTGCCCGTCGGCCTGAACCAGGCTCTGGGCATCGCGCTGTTGCTTGCGCTCGCCGGCTACGTGTTCTGGGGCCGTAGGGGCGAGCGTGCGATCGGCCGTGGCGAGGCGCGGGTTCGACTCCCGGGGGGCAAGGCGGCCGTCGCCCAGATCGTGCTCGGTCTCGTGGACATCTCGGCCGCTGCGGCCGCGCTCTGGGTCTTCCTGCCGCCCGATATCGACATCGGCTTTCCGGCCTTCGCAGCTTTGTTCGCCGGCGGAATCCTGCTCGCCATCGCCAGCCATGTTCCTGCAGGTCTCGGCGCCTTCGAGGCGGCGCTCCTCCTGGCTCTGCCCGATGTGCCCACGGCGGAGCTCGTATCTGCCGTCCTGGTCTGGAGGCTGACCTATACGCTGATCCCGTTCCTGATCGCCGTGACGATCTTCGCTATCCATGAGATGCGCCGCTCGGAGACGCAGTTCTCGCATACAGCGCGCCGCATCCGGAGGTTCATCCTGCCTTTCGTGCCGGCTGCGCTCGCCGCTCTCACGTTCCTCGGCGGCCTCGTCCTGCTCACCTCCGGCGCCTTGCCCAGCGATTATTCGCGCATCCGCGCCCTGCGGCATCTGGTGCCGCTGCCCTTCGCCGAGGTGTCGCATCTCGTCGGCAGCACGGCGGGCGTCGTGCTTCTCATCCTGTCGCGCGGCCTCATGCGCCGTCTGTCGAGCGCCTGGACCCTAGCGGTGCTGGTGATCGGCGCCGGCATGGTTGTGTCGCTCGCCAAGGGCTTCGACTGGGAGGAGGCCCTCGTCCTCGGCGCCGTGCTGGTGCTGCTCCTGACCCACCGCTCTTCCTTCTACCGCAAGGCCGGCATCTTTGCGGAGCCGCTCGAGCCGCGCTGGCTCGTGGCCCTCGGCTTCGTCCTCGGCTGTTCCATCTGGCTCGGTTTCACCGTCTTTCAGGACGTGGATTACAGCCACGATCTCTGGTGGCAGTTCAGCTGGCAGGACGACGCTTCGCGCTTCCTGCGCAGCAGCCTCGTCGCCGTCGTCATCGGCGCGGGCCTGTCGCTCTACGCGATGATCCATCGCTCGCCGGGTCGGCAGCGGGCCGAGCCCTTGCGGCTCGATGCGCTCACGCCTGCGCTCGCCCACGCGGAGCGCGCCGATGCGCATCTCGCGCTGCTCGAAGACAAGCGCTTCCTCTTCCATGAAGCTGGCGATGCGTTCCTGATGTATGCGGTGCGCGGCAAGAGCTGGATCGTCATGGGCGATCCCATCGGCTCACCCGAGCGCGCCGCCGATCTCATGTGGCGCTTCCTCGAGGAGGTCGACCGCCATGCGGGATGGCCAATCTTCTATCAGGTCAGCCCGACGCATCTGCCGCTCTATCTCGACGGTGGCCTGTCACTCGTGAAGCTCGGCGAGGAGGCCCATGTGGATCTCGCCGAGTTCACCACGGAGGGAAAGGCCGGCAAGGATTGGCGCGCGGCGCTCAACCGGGCGAAGCGCGAGAGCTTCGAATTCGCAATCGTTCCCGCTGCCGAGGTGCCTGCGCATCTTGCCGAACTCAAGCGCGTGTCCGATGCGTGGCTGACCGAGCGCGGCGCCGGCGAGAAGGGCTTCTCCATCGGCTTCTGGTCGGCGAGTTATCTCTCGCGCTTCGACGTCGCCATCATCCGCCGCGAGGGACGCATCGTCGCATTCGCCAACATCTGGTACGGCCAGCCCGGCGGCGAGATCACCATCGATCTCATGCGCCACCTGCCCGAGGTTCCCGGCATCATGGACCTCCTGTTCGTCAACCTCATGCAGGAGGGCAAGGCGAGGGGATATCGCTGGTTCAACCTCGGCATGGCGCCGCTCTCCGGCCTCTCCGGCCACCGCCTTGCTCCCAGCTGGCACAAGGTCGCGGCCTTCGTCGCGCGCAACGGCGAACGCTTTTACGGCTTCAAGGGGCTGAGAGCCTACAAGGAGAAGTTCAAACCGGTCTGGGAGCCGCGCTATCTCGCCAGCCCGGGCGGCTGGGCCCTGCCGCAGATCCTGCTCGACGTCACGAACCTGATCTCGGGCAGCCCCGCGAAGACACTCGGCAAGGGAGCAAGGTCATGA
- a CDS encoding manganese catalase family protein, translating into MFLRVDKLQIDLPAPKRQDPNAAAALQELLGGKYGEMSTLGNYMFQSFNFRSKSKLRPFYSLVAAITAEEIGHVELVSNGVAMLNNGPDNDGDEEDGGDISDAPFEDMKDIRLAAAFLSGGGGAMPVNSNGQSWNNDFITTTGNVVLDLLHNFHLECGARLHKLRVYETLTDPTGREVCGYLLVRGSVHAHAYALALKKITGVEIEKMLPTPNIPLGNIPECQKYLDEGSHRRLYTFSPDDYKEMAGIWGNGEVALPDDPPGELMVVDGMPEGGKIQQLTGVPSAFTPDYAPEEMFEIATKLYKASR; encoded by the coding sequence ATGTTCCTACGTGTCGATAAGCTGCAGATCGACCTGCCGGCGCCGAAGCGCCAAGATCCGAATGCTGCCGCAGCTCTCCAGGAATTGCTGGGTGGCAAGTACGGCGAGATGTCCACGCTCGGGAACTACATGTTCCAGAGCTTCAATTTCCGTAGCAAGAGCAAGCTCCGGCCCTTCTACAGCCTCGTTGCCGCCATCACGGCCGAGGAGATTGGCCACGTGGAGCTGGTCAGCAACGGGGTCGCGATGCTGAACAACGGACCGGACAACGACGGCGACGAGGAGGACGGCGGCGACATTTCCGATGCACCCTTCGAGGATATGAAGGACATCCGCCTCGCCGCGGCCTTTCTGTCGGGCGGTGGCGGTGCGATGCCGGTGAACAGCAACGGTCAGTCGTGGAACAACGACTTCATCACCACGACCGGCAACGTCGTGCTCGATCTCCTGCACAATTTCCATCTCGAATGCGGCGCGAGGCTGCACAAGCTGCGGGTCTATGAGACCCTGACCGATCCAACCGGGCGCGAGGTCTGCGGCTATCTTCTCGTGCGCGGCTCGGTTCATGCCCACGCCTATGCCCTGGCGCTGAAGAAGATCACAGGCGTCGAGATCGAGAAGATGCTGCCCACGCCCAATATCCCCCTCGGCAACATCCCCGAATGCCAGAAGTATCTGGATGAAGGCTCCCACAGGCGCCTCTACACGTTCAGCCCGGATGACTACAAGGAGATGGCCGGCATCTGGGGCAACGGCGAGGTGGCCCTGCCTGACGATCCTCCGGGCGAGCTGATGGTGGTTGATGGCATGCCCGAAGGCGGCAAGATCCAGCAGCTCACCGGCGTACCCTCGGCTTTCACGCCGGATTATGCCCCGGAGGAAATGTTCGAGATCGCCACCAAGCTCTACAAGGCGTCGCGCTGA